One window of Stigmatopora nigra isolate UIUO_SnigA chromosome 14, RoL_Snig_1.1, whole genome shotgun sequence genomic DNA carries:
- the tmco6 gene encoding transmembrane and coiled-coil domain-containing protein 6 isoform X4 yields MWRLSRVRHKAARGVRNLDEFRLKRQEHEKALRQARRDKQLVSKRLLLNEDGGQQESNADTSPEDTDVVSLVHKLQHGGPEKEAHLRTLSKLLHDPSAQLAFIKVENGIHVAVTLLTGSDTRCRLQSLRCLHRLSQSPRPRVAAACLPATSYLLTYLSGQSPRFTELCLYTLGNLCPDSDVAREKLVAQGIIPALAACFQNQQYEAAVVEAAGFALSQLLQTKEASAKIIPLVLASNLPSHLLTALTPNRDFSLGPAIECAWCLHYLTCRRKDGAPSDGGVLLQCSTLLVSLGVAVAQGNEDEGLELLVCPLLRCVGNLLSRDLPAEMSAPLGQMGLAGALCALLGAYVHSRPYLARESGWVLNNLTAQSHLFCCTTTALNWVPMLIQLLPSSRMADAMILRSLANVAHKNKELRVKSAELGLISSLLATLKSAQQEVITLGGGSLCEPRWPFRAGKAPVLRPRKAQKTTHEPWGTRVKN; encoded by the exons ATGTGGAGGCTGAGCAGAGTTCGCCATAAAGCCGCCCGAGGCGTCAGAAATCTGGACGAGTTCCGTCTAAAGAGGCAAGAGCACGAAAAAG CTCTTCGTCAAGCCCGCCGAGATAAACAACTGGTGAGCAAGAGACTTTTGCTGAATGAAGATGGTGGCCAACAAGAATCGAACGCGGACACTAGTCCAGAGGACACG GATGTTGTCAGTTTGGTCCACAAACTCCAGCACGGTGGTCCAGAAAAGGAAGCTCACCTCCGAACTTTAAGCAAACTTCTCCACGATCCGTCGGCTCAGCTTGCCTTCATCAA GGTGGAGAACGGCATTCACGTTGCGGTCACCCTCCTCACGGGATCCGACACTCGGTGTCGCCTGCAGTCCCTCCGCTGTCTGCACCGGCTGTCTCAGTCTCCTCGGCCCAGGGTGGCCGCGGCCTGCCTGCCCGCGACCTCCTACCTACTGACCTACCTGTCCGGACAGAGCCCCAGATTCACC GAGCTTTGTCTTTACACGCTGGGAAACCTGTGTCCGGACAGTGACGTGGCGAGAGAGAAACTGGTGGCCCAGGGAATCATCCCGGCACTGGCCGCCTGCTTCCAG AATCAACAATACGAGGCGGCAGTGGTGGAAGCCGCGGGCTTTGCGCTTTCTCAGCTGCTCCAAACCAAAGAGGCGTCGGCCAAAATAATCCC GTTGGTCCTGGCCTCCAATTTGCCATCACACCTTTTAACGGCCCTGACTCCCAACCGGGATTTTTCTTTGGGCCCCGCCATTGAGTGCGCGTGGTGTCTGCACTACCTGACGTGCAG GCGGAAGGACGGAGCGCCGTCGGATGGCGGGGTTCTGCTGCAGTGCAGTACTTTGCTAGTGTCCCTGGGCGTCGCTGTGGCGCAAGGAAATGAAGACGAGGGGCTCGAGCTG CTGGTCTGTCCTCTGCTGAGGTGCGTCGGGAACCTCCTGTCCCGCGACCTGCCGGCGGAGATGAGCGCTCCTCTGGGCCAGATGGGGCTGGCGGGCGCTCTGTGCGCTTTGCTTGGGGCCTACGTCCACTCTCGACCCTATTTGGCCCGAGAAAGTGGCTGGGTCCTCAACAATCTCACGG CGCAATCTCATTTATTCTGTTGCACCACCACGGCTCTGAATTGGGTCCCGATGTTaatccagctgctgccctcctCTCGGATGGCCGACGCCATG ATCCTGAGAAGTCTAGCCAACGTGGCCCACAAGAACAAGGAGTTGCGCGTCAAGTCGGCCGAGCTCGGCTTGATTTCTTCTCTCTTGGCCACGCTGAAAAGCGCACAGCAAGAAGTCATCACACTCG GTGGCGGAAGCCTTTGTGAGCCAAGGTGGCCTTTCCGTGCTGGAAAAGCTCCAGTACTCCGGCCAAGAAAAG CCCAAAAGACCACACATGAGCCATGGGGAACTAGAGTGAAAAATTGA
- the tmco6 gene encoding transmembrane and coiled-coil domain-containing protein 6 isoform X3, translating into MWRLSRVRHKAARGVRNLDEFRLKRQEHEKALRQARRDKQLVSKRLLLNEDGGQQESNADTSPEDTDVVSLVHKLQHGGPEKEAHLRTLSKLLHDPSAQLAFIKVENGIHVAVTLLTGSDTRCRLQSLRCLHRLSQSPRPRVAAACLPATSYLLTYLSGQSPRFTELCLYTLGNLCPDSDVAREKLVAQGIIPALAACFQNQQYEAAVVEAAGFALSQLLQTKEASAKIIPLVLASNLPSHLLTALTPNRDFSLGPAIECAWCLHYLTCRRKDGAPSDGGVLLQCSTLLVSLGVAVAQGNEDEGLELLVCPLLRCVGNLLSRDLPAEMSAPLGQMGLAGALCALLGAYVHSRPYLARESGWVLNNLTAQSHLFCCTTTALNWVPMLIQLLPSSRMADAMILRSLANVAHKNKELRVKSAELGLISSLLATLKSAQQEVITLGLEILFMLSSSGPQVAEAFVSQGGLSVLEKLQYSGQEKPKRPHMSHGELE; encoded by the exons ATGTGGAGGCTGAGCAGAGTTCGCCATAAAGCCGCCCGAGGCGTCAGAAATCTGGACGAGTTCCGTCTAAAGAGGCAAGAGCACGAAAAAG CTCTTCGTCAAGCCCGCCGAGATAAACAACTGGTGAGCAAGAGACTTTTGCTGAATGAAGATGGTGGCCAACAAGAATCGAACGCGGACACTAGTCCAGAGGACACG GATGTTGTCAGTTTGGTCCACAAACTCCAGCACGGTGGTCCAGAAAAGGAAGCTCACCTCCGAACTTTAAGCAAACTTCTCCACGATCCGTCGGCTCAGCTTGCCTTCATCAA GGTGGAGAACGGCATTCACGTTGCGGTCACCCTCCTCACGGGATCCGACACTCGGTGTCGCCTGCAGTCCCTCCGCTGTCTGCACCGGCTGTCTCAGTCTCCTCGGCCCAGGGTGGCCGCGGCCTGCCTGCCCGCGACCTCCTACCTACTGACCTACCTGTCCGGACAGAGCCCCAGATTCACC GAGCTTTGTCTTTACACGCTGGGAAACCTGTGTCCGGACAGTGACGTGGCGAGAGAGAAACTGGTGGCCCAGGGAATCATCCCGGCACTGGCCGCCTGCTTCCAG AATCAACAATACGAGGCGGCAGTGGTGGAAGCCGCGGGCTTTGCGCTTTCTCAGCTGCTCCAAACCAAAGAGGCGTCGGCCAAAATAATCCC GTTGGTCCTGGCCTCCAATTTGCCATCACACCTTTTAACGGCCCTGACTCCCAACCGGGATTTTTCTTTGGGCCCCGCCATTGAGTGCGCGTGGTGTCTGCACTACCTGACGTGCAG GCGGAAGGACGGAGCGCCGTCGGATGGCGGGGTTCTGCTGCAGTGCAGTACTTTGCTAGTGTCCCTGGGCGTCGCTGTGGCGCAAGGAAATGAAGACGAGGGGCTCGAGCTG CTGGTCTGTCCTCTGCTGAGGTGCGTCGGGAACCTCCTGTCCCGCGACCTGCCGGCGGAGATGAGCGCTCCTCTGGGCCAGATGGGGCTGGCGGGCGCTCTGTGCGCTTTGCTTGGGGCCTACGTCCACTCTCGACCCTATTTGGCCCGAGAAAGTGGCTGGGTCCTCAACAATCTCACGG CGCAATCTCATTTATTCTGTTGCACCACCACGGCTCTGAATTGGGTCCCGATGTTaatccagctgctgccctcctCTCGGATGGCCGACGCCATG ATCCTGAGAAGTCTAGCCAACGTGGCCCACAAGAACAAGGAGTTGCGCGTCAAGTCGGCCGAGCTCGGCTTGATTTCTTCTCTCTTGGCCACGCTGAAAAGCGCACAGCAAGAAGTCATCACACTCGGTCTGGAAATCCTTTTCATGCTCTCATCTAGCGGTCCTCAA GTGGCGGAAGCCTTTGTGAGCCAAGGTGGCCTTTCCGTGCTGGAAAAGCTCCAGTACTCCGGCCAAGAAAAG CCCAAAAGACCACACATGAGCCATGGGGAACTAGAGTGA
- the tmco6 gene encoding transmembrane and coiled-coil domain-containing protein 6 isoform X2 has translation MWRLSRVRHKAARGVRNLDEFRLKRQEHEKALRQARRDKQLVSKRLLLNEDGGQQESNADTSPEDTDVVSLVHKLQHGGPEKEAHLRTLSKLLHDPSAQLAFIKVENGIHVAVTLLTGSDTRCRLQSLRCLHRLSQSPRPRVAAACLPATSYLLTYLSGQSPRFTELCLYTLGNLCPDSDVAREKLVAQGIIPALAACFQNQQYEAAVVEAAGFALSQLLQTKEASAKIIPLVLASNLPSHLLTALTPNRDFSLGPAIECAWCLHYLTCRRKDGAPSDGGVLLQCSTLLVSLGVAVAQGNEDEGLELLVCPLLRCVGNLLSRDLPAEMSAPLGQMGLAGALCALLGAYVHSRPYLARESGWVLNNLTAQSHLFCCTTTALNWVPMLIQLLPSSRMADAMILRSLANVAHKNKELRVKSAELGLISSLLATLKSAQQEVITLGGGSLCEPRWPFRAGKAPVLRPRKGEPEGGISPGAPASSPDAVKMSLYGST, from the exons ATGTGGAGGCTGAGCAGAGTTCGCCATAAAGCCGCCCGAGGCGTCAGAAATCTGGACGAGTTCCGTCTAAAGAGGCAAGAGCACGAAAAAG CTCTTCGTCAAGCCCGCCGAGATAAACAACTGGTGAGCAAGAGACTTTTGCTGAATGAAGATGGTGGCCAACAAGAATCGAACGCGGACACTAGTCCAGAGGACACG GATGTTGTCAGTTTGGTCCACAAACTCCAGCACGGTGGTCCAGAAAAGGAAGCTCACCTCCGAACTTTAAGCAAACTTCTCCACGATCCGTCGGCTCAGCTTGCCTTCATCAA GGTGGAGAACGGCATTCACGTTGCGGTCACCCTCCTCACGGGATCCGACACTCGGTGTCGCCTGCAGTCCCTCCGCTGTCTGCACCGGCTGTCTCAGTCTCCTCGGCCCAGGGTGGCCGCGGCCTGCCTGCCCGCGACCTCCTACCTACTGACCTACCTGTCCGGACAGAGCCCCAGATTCACC GAGCTTTGTCTTTACACGCTGGGAAACCTGTGTCCGGACAGTGACGTGGCGAGAGAGAAACTGGTGGCCCAGGGAATCATCCCGGCACTGGCCGCCTGCTTCCAG AATCAACAATACGAGGCGGCAGTGGTGGAAGCCGCGGGCTTTGCGCTTTCTCAGCTGCTCCAAACCAAAGAGGCGTCGGCCAAAATAATCCC GTTGGTCCTGGCCTCCAATTTGCCATCACACCTTTTAACGGCCCTGACTCCCAACCGGGATTTTTCTTTGGGCCCCGCCATTGAGTGCGCGTGGTGTCTGCACTACCTGACGTGCAG GCGGAAGGACGGAGCGCCGTCGGATGGCGGGGTTCTGCTGCAGTGCAGTACTTTGCTAGTGTCCCTGGGCGTCGCTGTGGCGCAAGGAAATGAAGACGAGGGGCTCGAGCTG CTGGTCTGTCCTCTGCTGAGGTGCGTCGGGAACCTCCTGTCCCGCGACCTGCCGGCGGAGATGAGCGCTCCTCTGGGCCAGATGGGGCTGGCGGGCGCTCTGTGCGCTTTGCTTGGGGCCTACGTCCACTCTCGACCCTATTTGGCCCGAGAAAGTGGCTGGGTCCTCAACAATCTCACGG CGCAATCTCATTTATTCTGTTGCACCACCACGGCTCTGAATTGGGTCCCGATGTTaatccagctgctgccctcctCTCGGATGGCCGACGCCATG ATCCTGAGAAGTCTAGCCAACGTGGCCCACAAGAACAAGGAGTTGCGCGTCAAGTCGGCCGAGCTCGGCTTGATTTCTTCTCTCTTGGCCACGCTGAAAAGCGCACAGCAAGAAGTCATCACACTCG GTGGCGGAAGCCTTTGTGAGCCAAGGTGGCCTTTCCGTGCTGGAAAAGCTCCAGTACTCCGGCCAAGAAAAGGTGAGCCGGAAGGCGGCATATCTCCTGGAGCGCCAGCTTCTTCACCTGACGCCGTAAAAATGTCACTATATGGTTCAACCTAG
- the tmco6 gene encoding transmembrane and coiled-coil domain-containing protein 6 isoform X1, producing MWRLSRVRHKAARGVRNLDEFRLKRQEHEKALRQARRDKQLVSKRLLLNEDGGQQESNADTSPEDTDVVSLVHKLQHGGPEKEAHLRTLSKLLHDPSAQLAFIKVENGIHVAVTLLTGSDTRCRLQSLRCLHRLSQSPRPRVAAACLPATSYLLTYLSGQSPRFTELCLYTLGNLCPDSDVAREKLVAQGIIPALAACFQNQQYEAAVVEAAGFALSQLLQTKEASAKIIPLVLASNLPSHLLTALTPNRDFSLGPAIECAWCLHYLTCRRKDGAPSDGGVLLQCSTLLVSLGVAVAQGNEDEGLELLVCPLLRCVGNLLSRDLPAEMSAPLGQMGLAGALCALLGAYVHSRPYLARESGWVLNNLTAQSHLFCCTTTALNWVPMLIQLLPSSRMADAMILRSLANVAHKNKELRVKSAELGLISSLLATLKSAQQEVITLGLEILFMLSSSGPQVAEAFVSQGGLSVLEKLQYSGQEKVSRKAAYLLERQLLHLTP from the exons ATGTGGAGGCTGAGCAGAGTTCGCCATAAAGCCGCCCGAGGCGTCAGAAATCTGGACGAGTTCCGTCTAAAGAGGCAAGAGCACGAAAAAG CTCTTCGTCAAGCCCGCCGAGATAAACAACTGGTGAGCAAGAGACTTTTGCTGAATGAAGATGGTGGCCAACAAGAATCGAACGCGGACACTAGTCCAGAGGACACG GATGTTGTCAGTTTGGTCCACAAACTCCAGCACGGTGGTCCAGAAAAGGAAGCTCACCTCCGAACTTTAAGCAAACTTCTCCACGATCCGTCGGCTCAGCTTGCCTTCATCAA GGTGGAGAACGGCATTCACGTTGCGGTCACCCTCCTCACGGGATCCGACACTCGGTGTCGCCTGCAGTCCCTCCGCTGTCTGCACCGGCTGTCTCAGTCTCCTCGGCCCAGGGTGGCCGCGGCCTGCCTGCCCGCGACCTCCTACCTACTGACCTACCTGTCCGGACAGAGCCCCAGATTCACC GAGCTTTGTCTTTACACGCTGGGAAACCTGTGTCCGGACAGTGACGTGGCGAGAGAGAAACTGGTGGCCCAGGGAATCATCCCGGCACTGGCCGCCTGCTTCCAG AATCAACAATACGAGGCGGCAGTGGTGGAAGCCGCGGGCTTTGCGCTTTCTCAGCTGCTCCAAACCAAAGAGGCGTCGGCCAAAATAATCCC GTTGGTCCTGGCCTCCAATTTGCCATCACACCTTTTAACGGCCCTGACTCCCAACCGGGATTTTTCTTTGGGCCCCGCCATTGAGTGCGCGTGGTGTCTGCACTACCTGACGTGCAG GCGGAAGGACGGAGCGCCGTCGGATGGCGGGGTTCTGCTGCAGTGCAGTACTTTGCTAGTGTCCCTGGGCGTCGCTGTGGCGCAAGGAAATGAAGACGAGGGGCTCGAGCTG CTGGTCTGTCCTCTGCTGAGGTGCGTCGGGAACCTCCTGTCCCGCGACCTGCCGGCGGAGATGAGCGCTCCTCTGGGCCAGATGGGGCTGGCGGGCGCTCTGTGCGCTTTGCTTGGGGCCTACGTCCACTCTCGACCCTATTTGGCCCGAGAAAGTGGCTGGGTCCTCAACAATCTCACGG CGCAATCTCATTTATTCTGTTGCACCACCACGGCTCTGAATTGGGTCCCGATGTTaatccagctgctgccctcctCTCGGATGGCCGACGCCATG ATCCTGAGAAGTCTAGCCAACGTGGCCCACAAGAACAAGGAGTTGCGCGTCAAGTCGGCCGAGCTCGGCTTGATTTCTTCTCTCTTGGCCACGCTGAAAAGCGCACAGCAAGAAGTCATCACACTCGGTCTGGAAATCCTTTTCATGCTCTCATCTAGCGGTCCTCAA GTGGCGGAAGCCTTTGTGAGCCAAGGTGGCCTTTCCGTGCTGGAAAAGCTCCAGTACTCCGGCCAAGAAAAGGTGAGCCGGAAGGCGGCATATCTCCTGGAGCGCCAGCTTCTTCACCTGACGCCGTAA
- the LOC144207332 gene encoding uncharacterized protein LOC144207332 isoform X1, with protein sequence MPVNASQKELIVLIFRHLKENGFHSAAEELLKQSPQGSEMGTEALSSSLVDIYSSWLNCIPGRQSKNKHPTSNGRVSTPVQAASKEEKITAKKAQKPKSPKINKKDAKWSTSVKKEKQQNVAAAAATTTESDSDSSLDLEKWKEMRSQMTDVNVMKIDNIDALEFSSSSGKCVKKRVRKPPAKPETSTPLKQSAKERGGSGKETKSSSSKKNTPEKAKPETTLNCPPPTTQGSSSFREQQTMKGDKKRGKKETSRDKKPDDGIESGSWENKVLGQPAAQDNTTNGSKLNSQPKEEPWPIVKATDNVEEVKGKKKGKKTEKKATESPLKDQKGEKRGKRVSRDPDISDIAVKPKMKQKEKSHVNQNIFEPLVEEKEVQKIQTPLDPVQDDLQASTGGKPHSVDDGHHHHQTRTADISEKKAKAERRKSFPDEGAPPQGLEKAKKRKAHPEEVVVAAAMAAKKRKKDNLVKNENSSICLKEGANPNADGKRKKKKKLASTNTPPLFPPETPSPSPQKRKKKDDVPRGDDRPLHREQSPTRTQVSSPRVMSEILTLLQKKITDREQTELLCLKLQSVFDSLQSPATLLLQQLFN encoded by the exons ATGCCTGTGAACGCGTCCCAAAAGGAGCTCATTGTGCTCATTTTTCGCCATTTGAAAGAGAATGGCTTCCACTCGGCGGCGGAGGAGCTTCTTAAACAGAGCCCACAG GGGTCCGAGATGGGAACCGAAGCGTTATCGTCATCATTAGTGGACATCTACAGTTCCTGGTTAAA TTGTATTCCTGGCAGACAGTCCAAGAACAAGCACCCTACATCCAATGGACGAGTCTCAACTCCAGTTCAAG CTGCTTCAAAGGAGGAGAAAATAACTGCCAAGAAAGCGCAAAAGCCCAAA tcacctaaaatcaacaaaaaagatgcaaaatggTCAACGAGTGTCAAAAAGGAGAAGCAACAAAatgtggccgccgccgccgccaccaccacagAGTCGGATTCTGACAGCAGCTTGGACCTggagaaatggaaagaaatgcGTTCACAGATGACCG aTGTCAACGTTATGAAAATAGATAACATTGACGCTTTGGAGTTTAGCTCGAGCTCAGGCAAATGTGTTAAGAAGAGGGTGCGAAAACCTCCGGCCAAGCCTGAAACAAGCACGCCTTTAAAACAGTCAGCTAAAGAAAGGGGGGGCTCGGGGAAAGAAACCAAGTCAAGTTCCTCCAAAAAGAACACCCCGGAAAAGGCTAAACCCGAGACTACCTTAAACTGCCCGCCGCCTACGACGCAAGGGTCGTCGTCATTCCGAGAACAACAAACGATGAAAGGGGACaagaagagggggaaaaaagaaacttCCCGAGACAAAAAGCCGGACGATGGGATTGAAAGCGGCAGCTGGGAAAACAAAGTTCTGGGACAACCCGCCGCGCAAGATAACACCACCAACGGCTCTAAACTCAACTCTCAACCCAAAGAAGAGCCCTGGCCTATCGTCAAAGCCACGGACAACGTGGAGGAGGTGAAAGGGAAAAAGAAAGGCAAGAAAACGGAAAAGAAGGCCACCGAGTCTCCTCTAAAAGACCAAAAAGGGGAGAAAAGGGGAAAGCGGGTTTCGCGTGACCCGGATATTTCGGACATTGCGGTCAAACCAAAAATGAAGCAGAAAGAGAAAAGCCACGTTAACCAAAACATCTTTGAGCCATTAGTTGAGGAAAAGGAAGTGCAGAAAATCCAAACGCCTCTTGACCCCGTCCAAGATGATCTGCAAGCATCCACGGGGGGAAAACCACACTCCGTAGATGacggccaccaccaccaccagacgAGAACCGCGGATATTTCGGAAAAGAAAGCAAAGGCCGAAAGGAGAAAAAGTTTTCCCGATGAGGGAGCTCCTCCACAAGGCCTTGAAAAGGCGAAAAAGAGAAAAGCGCATCCCGAGGaagtggtggtggcggcggcaaTGGCggcaaagaagagaaaaaaggacaaccttgtcaaaaatgaaaatagcaGCATTTGTCTAAAAGAGGGAGCCAATCCCAATGCAGACGGAAagcggaaaaagaaaaaaaagctggccTCAACCAATACGCCACCTTTGTTTCCCCCGGAGACGCCGAGTCCTTCGCCGCAGAAAAGGAAAA AGAAAGACGACGTGCCTCGCGGCGACGACCGTCCGCTCCACCGTGAACAATCGCCGACCCGGACACAAGTAAGCTCGCCAAGAGTGATGAGTGAGATTTTGACCCTGCTGCAGAAGAAAATCACGGACAGAGAACAGACGGAGTTACTCTGCCTAAAACTCCAGTCAGTCTTCGACTCTCTCCAATCTCCGGCCACTCTGCTTCTACAGCAACTGTTTAATTAG
- the LOC144207332 gene encoding uncharacterized protein LOC144207332 isoform X2 — protein sequence MPVNASQKELIVLIFRHLKENGFHSAAEELLKQSPQGSEMGTEALSSSLVDIYSSWLKQSKNKHPTSNGRVSTPVQAASKEEKITAKKAQKPKSPKINKKDAKWSTSVKKEKQQNVAAAAATTTESDSDSSLDLEKWKEMRSQMTDVNVMKIDNIDALEFSSSSGKCVKKRVRKPPAKPETSTPLKQSAKERGGSGKETKSSSSKKNTPEKAKPETTLNCPPPTTQGSSSFREQQTMKGDKKRGKKETSRDKKPDDGIESGSWENKVLGQPAAQDNTTNGSKLNSQPKEEPWPIVKATDNVEEVKGKKKGKKTEKKATESPLKDQKGEKRGKRVSRDPDISDIAVKPKMKQKEKSHVNQNIFEPLVEEKEVQKIQTPLDPVQDDLQASTGGKPHSVDDGHHHHQTRTADISEKKAKAERRKSFPDEGAPPQGLEKAKKRKAHPEEVVVAAAMAAKKRKKDNLVKNENSSICLKEGANPNADGKRKKKKKLASTNTPPLFPPETPSPSPQKRKKKDDVPRGDDRPLHREQSPTRTQVSSPRVMSEILTLLQKKITDREQTELLCLKLQSVFDSLQSPATLLLQQLFN from the exons ATGCCTGTGAACGCGTCCCAAAAGGAGCTCATTGTGCTCATTTTTCGCCATTTGAAAGAGAATGGCTTCCACTCGGCGGCGGAGGAGCTTCTTAAACAGAGCCCACAG GGGTCCGAGATGGGAACCGAAGCGTTATCGTCATCATTAGTGGACATCTACAGTTCCTGGTTAAA ACAGTCCAAGAACAAGCACCCTACATCCAATGGACGAGTCTCAACTCCAGTTCAAG CTGCTTCAAAGGAGGAGAAAATAACTGCCAAGAAAGCGCAAAAGCCCAAA tcacctaaaatcaacaaaaaagatgcaaaatggTCAACGAGTGTCAAAAAGGAGAAGCAACAAAatgtggccgccgccgccgccaccaccacagAGTCGGATTCTGACAGCAGCTTGGACCTggagaaatggaaagaaatgcGTTCACAGATGACCG aTGTCAACGTTATGAAAATAGATAACATTGACGCTTTGGAGTTTAGCTCGAGCTCAGGCAAATGTGTTAAGAAGAGGGTGCGAAAACCTCCGGCCAAGCCTGAAACAAGCACGCCTTTAAAACAGTCAGCTAAAGAAAGGGGGGGCTCGGGGAAAGAAACCAAGTCAAGTTCCTCCAAAAAGAACACCCCGGAAAAGGCTAAACCCGAGACTACCTTAAACTGCCCGCCGCCTACGACGCAAGGGTCGTCGTCATTCCGAGAACAACAAACGATGAAAGGGGACaagaagagggggaaaaaagaaacttCCCGAGACAAAAAGCCGGACGATGGGATTGAAAGCGGCAGCTGGGAAAACAAAGTTCTGGGACAACCCGCCGCGCAAGATAACACCACCAACGGCTCTAAACTCAACTCTCAACCCAAAGAAGAGCCCTGGCCTATCGTCAAAGCCACGGACAACGTGGAGGAGGTGAAAGGGAAAAAGAAAGGCAAGAAAACGGAAAAGAAGGCCACCGAGTCTCCTCTAAAAGACCAAAAAGGGGAGAAAAGGGGAAAGCGGGTTTCGCGTGACCCGGATATTTCGGACATTGCGGTCAAACCAAAAATGAAGCAGAAAGAGAAAAGCCACGTTAACCAAAACATCTTTGAGCCATTAGTTGAGGAAAAGGAAGTGCAGAAAATCCAAACGCCTCTTGACCCCGTCCAAGATGATCTGCAAGCATCCACGGGGGGAAAACCACACTCCGTAGATGacggccaccaccaccaccagacgAGAACCGCGGATATTTCGGAAAAGAAAGCAAAGGCCGAAAGGAGAAAAAGTTTTCCCGATGAGGGAGCTCCTCCACAAGGCCTTGAAAAGGCGAAAAAGAGAAAAGCGCATCCCGAGGaagtggtggtggcggcggcaaTGGCggcaaagaagagaaaaaaggacaaccttgtcaaaaatgaaaatagcaGCATTTGTCTAAAAGAGGGAGCCAATCCCAATGCAGACGGAAagcggaaaaagaaaaaaaagctggccTCAACCAATACGCCACCTTTGTTTCCCCCGGAGACGCCGAGTCCTTCGCCGCAGAAAAGGAAAA AGAAAGACGACGTGCCTCGCGGCGACGACCGTCCGCTCCACCGTGAACAATCGCCGACCCGGACACAAGTAAGCTCGCCAAGAGTGATGAGTGAGATTTTGACCCTGCTGCAGAAGAAAATCACGGACAGAGAACAGACGGAGTTACTCTGCCTAAAACTCCAGTCAGTCTTCGACTCTCTCCAATCTCCGGCCACTCTGCTTCTACAGCAACTGTTTAATTAG